Below is a genomic region from Legionella adelaidensis.
AAATAATTATTCCACTTAGCATGACAATAACCCCAAATAATTTATCAGGTATTGCTCGCAACATGGCATAGTAGGGCGTCATATACCAAACAGGCGCGATATGTTCAGGTGTGGTTAAAGGGTCGGCAGGAACAAAATTTGCATGTTCCAAGAAATACCCCCCTACTTCAGGAAAGAAAAATACCACACTAAAAAACAGTATTAAAAATACTGTTACTCCAAAAAAATCTTTCACTGTGTAATAAGGATGAAACGGTATTCCATCCATGGGATGTCCTTGTTCGTTCACCACCTTTTTGATGTCTATTCCTTCGGGATTATTCGATCCCACTTTATGTAAGGCAACAATGTGTAAAAACACTAATAATAAAAATAAAAGAGGTACACCAATAACGTGTAAAGCAAAAAATCGTTGTAAGGTAGCGTTAGCAATAGTGAAATCACCTCGTAACCATGTCATCAGGCTTTTCCCTACAAATGGTATAGCGCCAAAGAGGGAAGTTATCACTTGCGCACCCCAATACGACATTTGTCCCCATGGGAGTAAATACCCAAAAAAAGCTTCTGCTAACAGTAGCACAAATAAAAAGACGCCTATTATCCAAACGAGCTCTCGCGGCTTCTGATAAGAGCCATATAAGAGCCCGCGGAACATGTGTATATATACGACAATAAAAAAGGCGGAAGCGCCAGTAGAATGCAGATAGCGTAATAGCCAGCCATAATTTACATCTCGCATAATATATTCAACAGAGTTAAATGCCTCTGCAGAGGAGGGGGTATAAAACATAGTGAGCCAGAGGCCAGTAATAATTTGATTAAACAAAACTAAAATCGCTAGCGAACCAAAAAAATAATAAATATTAAAGTTTTTTGGCGCATAATATTCGCTAATATGGCTTTTCCAAGTACTAACTAAGGGAAAGCGATCATCTATCCATTTAACAAATGTATTCATCAGGCTTCCTTTTCATCTTCTCCAATAATGATTTCATGATCACTAATGAATCGATAAGGCGGTACTTCTAAATTTATAGGAGCAGGCACACTTTTATAAACCCTCCCGGCTAGGTCAAACATGGAGCCATGACACGGGCAATAAAATCCACCTGGCCAATCAGGGCCAAGCTCTTTTTCAAAAGGTTTATATTTGGGAGAACATCCTAAATGCGTACATATTCCGATAAGGACTAAATATTCTGGCTTTAAAGAGCGGTATTTATTTTTAGCGTACTCCGGTTGCTGTTCGACCAGCGAATCAGGGTCACGAAGCTGGTCATTATGACCTGCTAAATTTTTAAGCATTTCTTCCGTGCGTCGTACAATCCAAACCGGTCTGCCACGCCACTCCACAGTGATTTGTTGGCCAGGTTCAAGTTTACTAAGATCTACTTGTACCGGAGCTCCCGCCGCTTGCGCTTTCGCGCTGGGGGACCAAGAAGAAACAAAAGGCGTCAATGCGCAGAGTGCGCCTACACCACCCACAACAGAAGTAGTTTTCAACAAGAACCGCCGGCGTTCCTCGTCAATAATTTCTTCGGTATTTTCGGGTGGGGAGTTTAGCGGTTCCTTCACTATCCAATCTTCCTGACACAAAATGAAATTTATTTATATCAGAGATTTAGAGGTTTGGGAATGGGAATATGGGTTGGCGCCAAAGGCCACTATTCGTTATTTTTTTAAGATCGTTCATTGAGCCTGCGGCGCCAATCTACATAATTTGTCGATTACAAAAGAAAAAACCACCCGAAGGTGGTTTTTTATAGTGATTAATTTTAACGTTTTGAGTATTGGGTTGCCCGGCGTGCTTTGTGTAAACCCACTTTCTTTCTTTCTACTCGACGAGAATCACGAGTAAGTAAGTTACGAGCGCGTAATTTTCTTCGGTAAGAAGTAGGGCTTGGCTCTTCACCTTCCGGAAGGTCGCACTCATCGTATGAAACTAACGCTCTTGCAATACCTAGACGAATCGCACCAGCTTGACCGGAAATACCGCCACCAGTTACTGTTGCATAAATATCAAATTTATTTAAAACGTCTACAGTTTCAAGAGGCTGTCTAATAATCATACCAGCAGTTTCACGACCAAAATAATCTTCTAATGCACGATTATTAATTTTGATTTCACCCTTACCAGGACGTAAAAATACTCTTGCGGTTGAACTTTTTCTTCGGCCAGTGCCATAGTATTGCTGCATTTCAGCCATTTAGTTAATCCTCAATCTCAAGTTGCTTAGGTTGTTGCGCAGCATGTGGATGTTCTGTACCAGTGTAAATTTTAAGCTTACGGTACATTTCACGGCCTAAAGGATTCTTAGGAAGCATACCTTTCACTGCACGTTCAATAATTTGGGCAGGATTCTTCTTTTGTAATTTATCAAAAGAAATTTCCTTAATACCACCAGGGAAGCCGGTATGATGATAATACATTTTTTCTTTAAACTTGCGGCCGGTAACGGTTACTTTCTCCGCATTCGTTATAATAATGTAATCACCTGTATCAACATGTGGTGTATATTCTGCTTTATGTTTGCCACGCAAACGACGGGCAACTTCTGTAGCAAGGCGACCTAATGTTTTGTCGCTGGCATCTATCAAATACCAGTCTCTTTTGACTTCATGTGCCTTGGCGCTAAATGTTTTCATTAAACTAACTCCGTACCGCCTTTAATTGGTAATCTTTTCTTGGACGGGCGATTTTAAACTAAAAGTGGGTATATCTACAAGTGTTAATGGTAAAAAATGTTGGTTAAAAATCTTTTAACCAGAAATTACTAAATGCTCCACCATTTTGCCATTTAATAAATAGTTTTCAATAATTTCGTCAATATCAGAAAAGAACTATAAGTATACCAAAGGCCTTCAGGGTAAATAACAATACAGGGTCCTTCTGCGCAACGACCTAAACAACCAGACTTACTCACCCTTATTTTACCTGGACCATGTAAGCCGAGCTCTACCAATCTGCTTTTTATGTAACTAAAAAATGGTTCTCCGCCACTATTTGCACAGCATTTCTTACCAGGCGCTTTTTGGTTGGTACAAATAAACAGATGTTTTTCGTAGTGTGTAATAACTTATTTACTCCTACTCTCTATTTTGGTTTTTAATTTTAAACCTGGCTTAAAGGTTACAACCCTTCTTGCGGCAACAGGAATTTCCTGACCTGTTTTCGGATTTCTCCCCGGCCTGGTAGGCTTATCACGTAAAGTAAAATTCCCAAAGCCAGAGAGCTTTACATGCTTTCCATTTTCAAGCGCGTTTCTAATTTCTTCGAAAAATTCTTCAACTAATATTTTTGCATCGGGTTTACTTAGCGCGACATTAGAACATAAGGTATCAGCTATTAGTGCTTTACTCAGAGCATTCACGATTAATCCCTCAATATTATGCCAAACTCATCTTCCAGTTTTTTTATTATAGCACTGATTATGGGATTGATCTCAGTGTCCACTAAAGTTCGATTCTCGCTTTGTAATATTAATGCAAGTGCGATACTTTTTTTATCTTCAGGAATAGATGCGCCTTTATAAACATCAAAAACATGAATATCCTTTAACCAATCATTGCTCACTACGGAATAAATAGCTTTTTCAATAGCAGCCACACTCACTGTATTATCCAAAATAAAGGACAAATCTCTTCTTATGAGTGGATATTTAGAAATAGTTTTATAACGCCCTCGCTTCTTGCTCAATAACGATTCGACTTTTAATTCAAATAAGATGACTTCACCGCTAATATCCAAAGCATCTGCCAGTCGGGGATGGATAACGCCCAACAGACCAACGCTCTCCCCATTGATTATAACTTTTGCCGTTTGTCCTGGGTGAAGAGCAGGATGAGTGCCTTCCTCGAAACCTACATCTTCAAGATGGATGCTTTTAAATAAAGCTTCCATATCCCCTTTTAAATCATAAAAATCAAATTTACGACTGATTTCATTCCAACTAAATTGGCCATATTCACCCATAATAAGTCCAGCAACACTCGCTTCTTCAATCAGATTTTTGTCTTTTATGGTAAATGTAACACCTGACTCAAATAGCTTAATTGAAGTTTGTTGCCTATGGATATTGTGCATCAATGACGCAATGAGTCCCGGCCATAAACCCAAACGCATTTGGGATAGCTCTTGCGATATTGGATTTAATAAGGGTAAAGCGTGTTGCTCAGGGTAAATTTCTTCTTGCAATTGCGGGTCAACAAAACTGTAGCTAATCGTTTCCAAGTAGCCACGATTTTTAAAAAACTGACCTATTTTAAGAAGTACATTTTCTAATGGATTAATTTTACCAACTTTTGCTGCAGTAATCATAGGCTGCGGCATAATTTGATCATAACCGTACAAACGAATTATTTCCTCTACCAAATCAACTTCTTGCGCAACATCAAAACGATGAGTCGGCACAGAAACTAGCCAAACAGAGTCACGTTGAGCTATTTCAAAACCCAGTTTCTCTAAATAATTCCTCATTAAGGTTTCAGTAACTTCTACGCCAGTTAATTGTTGAACTCTTTGTGGATTAAAATGGATCGATTTATTTCCTGGTAAATACTGGCTTTCAAAAGTATGGGTAACGGGTCCCACATCTCCTCCCACAATTTCTACTAACAACTGCGTGGCTCTTTCTAAAGCTATCATTTGAATTGCAGGGTCCACACCTCTTTCAAAACGCTGGGAAGAATCAGTTGATAATCCATATTTTCTGGCAACGCCAGCAATCGCGGTGGGGATGAAAAAAGCACTTTCTAAAAATATATCCTTGGTATTTTCACTTACGGCACTCTGCAACCCACCCATTACTCCCGCTATAGCCAATGGTTTAATTTCATCAGCGATGATCGCTGTATTCTCTATTAAGTCAACTTGTTGCCCATCTAATAACTCCAGAGATTCTTGTTGTTTGCAAAGCCGAACTTTTATATCTCCCTCAATAGCCGCCAAATCAAATGCGTGCATAGGCTGGCCCAGCTCTAACATTACGTAATTGGTGACGTCAACCACTGGATGTATGCTGCGAATCCCGCCTCTACGCAAACGCTCACGCAACCACAAAGGGGTCTCTGCCCCTGCATTAATTCCACTGATAATACGGCCACAATATTGGGGACATAGTTGGTAATCTAATTGCACATTTTTATAGTTGTCATGCGTCGGTTGATTTTTACTTTGTGGCAATTCTTTTAATAACGTATTATTTAAAGCGGCCACTTCTCTAGCAATTCCCCGGATGCTAAAACAATCCGCACGGTTTGGTGTTAAATCGATTTCAAATACATGATCATCTAAAGAGAGATAATCCCGTAAATCTTTTCCTATAGGAGCATCTTGCGCAAGCTCCATAATACCTTCAGAACTTTCTTCTAATCCAAGCTCAGTTACGGAACAAAGCATCCCTTGTGAAAGTTGGCCTCGCAGCATAGTTTCTTTTATATGCATATCGCCAGGTAAATGGGCTCCTGGTAGTGCCAAAGCCACGACTAAATTACTCCGTACATTCGAAGCCCCACAAACCACTTTATAAATTTGGCCATTACCGGCATCTACTTCACATAGGGTTAACTTATTAGCTTCAGGATGCGGAACCGTTTTTAACACTTTGGCCACAACTACATTGGTAAAAGGACCAGCAACAGGATTGAAACTATCAACTTCCAACCCCGCCATGGTTAGCTGCTCAGCAAGTTTTTGTCCTTTAACGGGTGAATCTACCCATTCGTATAACCATGATTCACTGACTTTCATTGAAATACCTCAAAAAGATCTTGTTTTTAAAATTGCTTCAAAAATGTAATATCATTTTCAAAAAGCATTCTTAAATCATCTATACCAAAATAAAGCATGGCTAAGCGATCAATCCCCATACCAAAAGCCCACCCTTGATATTCCTGAGGAGAAATATTTACCGCCGAAAGAACATTAGGATGAACCATGCCACAACCAAGAACCTCTAGCCAGCCAGTATATTTGCAAGACCGGCATCCCTTTCCAGAACATTGCGTACACTCAATATCTACTTCTGCAGACGGCTCGGTAAATGGAAAATAGGAAGGTCTAAAACGAATAGCTAATGAACGGCCAAAAAACTCAGCAAAAAAATCTTGCAACAATCCTTTTAACCCGGCAAGTGTGGCTTGCTTATCAATAAAGAGACCTTCCACTTGATGAAACATAGGAGTATGGGTTAAATCAGAATCGCAGCGATAAACCCGACCCGGTGCAATCAGTCGTAACGGCGGTTCGCAATCTTCCATTACTCTAATTTGTACAGGAGACGTATGCGTGCGGAGCAAACGCCCATCGCCGAAGTAAAAGGTATCATGCATAGCCCGGGCAGGATGGTGCGAGGGAATATTAAGCGCTTCAAAATTATAAAAATCCGTTTCCACTTCGGGCCCTTCTACAATATCAAAACCAAGGCGAGTGAAAAATGAATTAATTTGATTTTTTACTTGGGTAACAGGATGAAGAGCCCCTGCATAATTGTTACGTCCTGCCAAAGTGACATCAATTTTTTCTTCAGCCAATTTTTTCTGCAATTGAAGTTCTTTTAACTCCAACATTTTTTTATCAATACGTTCGCTGAC
It encodes:
- the pheS gene encoding phenylalanine--tRNA ligase subunit alpha gives rise to the protein MQDINELQKLAFAEIDKAQEINTLENIRVDFLGKKGKLTEILKGLASLPAAEKPKAGQLVNQAKREVSERIDKKMLELKELQLQKKLAEEKIDVTLAGRNNYAGALHPVTQVKNQINSFFTRLGFDIVEGPEVETDFYNFEALNIPSHHPARAMHDTFYFGDGRLLRTHTSPVQIRVMEDCEPPLRLIAPGRVYRCDSDLTHTPMFHQVEGLFIDKQATLAGLKGLLQDFFAEFFGRSLAIRFRPSYFPFTEPSAEVDIECTQCSGKGCRSCKYTGWLEVLGCGMVHPNVLSAVNISPQEYQGWAFGMGIDRLAMLYFGIDDLRMLFENDITFLKQF
- the rplM gene encoding 50S ribosomal protein L13, which translates into the protein MKTFSAKAHEVKRDWYLIDASDKTLGRLATEVARRLRGKHKAEYTPHVDTGDYIIITNAEKVTVTGRKFKEKMYYHHTGFPGGIKEISFDKLQKKNPAQIIERAVKGMLPKNPLGREMYRKLKIYTGTEHPHAAQQPKQLEIED
- a CDS encoding integration host factor subunit alpha, translated to MNALSKALIADTLCSNVALSKPDAKILVEEFFEEIRNALENGKHVKLSGFGNFTLRDKPTRPGRNPKTGQEIPVAARRVVTFKPGLKLKTKIESRSK
- the petA gene encoding ubiquinol-cytochrome c reductase iron-sulfur subunit, translated to MVKEPLNSPPENTEEIIDEERRRFLLKTTSVVGGVGALCALTPFVSSWSPSAKAQAAGAPVQVDLSKLEPGQQITVEWRGRPVWIVRRTEEMLKNLAGHNDQLRDPDSLVEQQPEYAKNKYRSLKPEYLVLIGICTHLGCSPKYKPFEKELGPDWPGGFYCPCHGSMFDLAGRVYKSVPAPINLEVPPYRFISDHEIIIGEDEKEA
- the rpsI gene encoding 30S ribosomal protein S9 is translated as MAEMQQYYGTGRRKSSTARVFLRPGKGEIKINNRALEDYFGRETAGMIIRQPLETVDVLNKFDIYATVTGGGISGQAGAIRLGIARALVSYDECDLPEGEEPSPTSYRRKLRARNLLTRDSRRVERKKVGLHKARRATQYSKR
- a CDS encoding cytochrome b, translated to MNTFVKWIDDRFPLVSTWKSHISEYYAPKNFNIYYFFGSLAILVLFNQIITGLWLTMFYTPSSAEAFNSVEYIMRDVNYGWLLRYLHSTGASAFFIVVYIHMFRGLLYGSYQKPRELVWIIGVFLFVLLLAEAFFGYLLPWGQMSYWGAQVITSLFGAIPFVGKSLMTWLRGDFTIANATLQRFFALHVIGVPLLFLLLVFLHIVALHKVGSNNPEGIDIKKVVNEQGHPMDGIPFHPYYTVKDFFGVTVFLILFFSVVFFFPEVGGYFLEHANFVPADPLTTPEHIAPVWYMTPYYAMLRAIPDKLFGVIVMLSGIIILFFVPWLDRSPVRSIRYKGYLSKTALIIFVICFILLGYLGTVIITPMKQNLARICTVIYFAFFILMPLYTRFEQTRPVPERIPV
- the pheT gene encoding phenylalanine--tRNA ligase subunit beta; translation: MKVSESWLYEWVDSPVKGQKLAEQLTMAGLEVDSFNPVAGPFTNVVVAKVLKTVPHPEANKLTLCEVDAGNGQIYKVVCGASNVRSNLVVALALPGAHLPGDMHIKETMLRGQLSQGMLCSVTELGLEESSEGIMELAQDAPIGKDLRDYLSLDDHVFEIDLTPNRADCFSIRGIAREVAALNNTLLKELPQSKNQPTHDNYKNVQLDYQLCPQYCGRIISGINAGAETPLWLRERLRRGGIRSIHPVVDVTNYVMLELGQPMHAFDLAAIEGDIKVRLCKQQESLELLDGQQVDLIENTAIIADEIKPLAIAGVMGGLQSAVSENTKDIFLESAFFIPTAIAGVARKYGLSTDSSQRFERGVDPAIQMIALERATQLLVEIVGGDVGPVTHTFESQYLPGNKSIHFNPQRVQQLTGVEVTETLMRNYLEKLGFEIAQRDSVWLVSVPTHRFDVAQEVDLVEEIIRLYGYDQIMPQPMITAAKVGKINPLENVLLKIGQFFKNRGYLETISYSFVDPQLQEEIYPEQHALPLLNPISQELSQMRLGLWPGLIASLMHNIHRQQTSIKLFESGVTFTIKDKNLIEEASVAGLIMGEYGQFSWNEISRKFDFYDLKGDMEALFKSIHLEDVGFEEGTHPALHPGQTAKVIINGESVGLLGVIHPRLADALDISGEVILFELKVESLLSKKRGRYKTISKYPLIRRDLSFILDNTVSVAAIEKAIYSVVSNDWLKDIHVFDVYKGASIPEDKKSIALALILQSENRTLVDTEINPIISAIIKKLEDEFGIILRD